GATGTACTTGATACCTGGTTCAGCAGCTGGCTGTGGCCTTTCAGCACGATGGGTTGGCCCAAACACACGGAAGAATTAGATTATTTCCTTCCCACAAATCTGTTGATAACAGCTCCCGGAATTATTTATCTCTGGGTTGCCAGAATGATAATGAGTACGCTGGAATTTCAGAATAAAATTCCTTTCGATACTGTTCTGCTGCATGGAATGGTACTGGATGAACAGGGCAGAAAAATGAGTAAATCTCTGGGAAATTCTCCCGATCCAATCCATATAATTGAAGAATATGGGGCAGATGCTTTACGTTTCAGCATTATCTTCAATACACCAAAAGGACAAGATAGTTATTATTCCGAATCAATTCTTGAGACCGGCAGGAATTTTGCCAATAAGATCTGGAATGCTTATCGCTTCATGATGATGAACGTAGAAAAGATCGATAAAATACCTGAATCTGTCATCCTGAGCGGAGTAGAAGGATTAAAACTTGAGTTAGCAGACAAGTGGATTTACAGCCGATTGAACCAGGTTACAAAAGAGATCACAGAGCAATTGGAAAACTTGCGTATGAACGATGCAGCTTCACTTTTGATGGATTTCATCTGGAAGGAATTTTGCAGCTGGTATCTGGAGCTTTCCAAAGATAGAATTTATAATGAACAAGATAAGGAAGGACAGCTTACTGCAAAATACATTTTGCTGGATGTTTTCCAAACTTCCATGCGTTTACTGCAGCCATTTATGCCATTCATCGCAGAAGAGATCTGGCAGGGAATCAGAGAATTTTTCCCGCTGAAAAGTGAGAGTATTATCGTTGCAGATTTCCCGAAAGCAAATCAAGCAATGATCGATGAGAATATCGACAAAAACATGGAATTCATTCAGGAAACTATCACAGCTATTCGAAATCTCAGGAAGCAGGTAAACCTTGCTCCGGGCAAGGAAGTTGGCATTTCCATCAAAGTTGCATCAGAAGATCAGATAAAGCTCTTGAATGATTATCAGAGTTATTTTGCCAAACTTGCCAAGATTACTGATATGGATATCGCAGTTGATCTTTCCAAACCGAAATCATCTATCGCAGCTGTTGTTCAAAATATTGAGATTTATCTACCTTTGGAAGGTTTGATCGATCTTGATGCAGAACGTTCCAAACTGGAAAAACAGCTGGAAAAACTGGAAAAAGAATTGAAGGGCATTTCCGGAAAACTGAAAAATAAGAAATTCCTGGAAAATGCTCCTGAAAAGATTGTCGAAAAAGAAAAAGAGAAGTTTACTGAGATCGAAACAAAAGTTATCAAAACTCGTGAACTTCTGGATGGATTGAAATAAATATATGCGGGAGAGAACTCCCGCATTTTGTTTTTTATATTTACCAAAAAAAATCAGGAGAAAAAATTATGAAAAAGTCCCATTTAGTAGTATTGATCGCAATGATCTCGTTATTGTTGTCCAGCTGCTTCGACAGCACCTCTTCCGATCCCAAGCTTAATCAACCCACTGATTTCACGATCACTCAGCAAGATCTTACAGAGTTTGTTTTGAACTGGAGTGAAAACAGTAAAAAGGAAGACGGTTATAAAATTGAACGTAAATTTGACAATGAAGCCTGGCAGGAAATCGCTGATCTTGATGAAAACACGGATACATATCTGGATGATATTTCCGTGAGCAGAGAAAACTGGGAAATGGTTTACTACAAAGTTTATTCTTACGAAGGTGATGACACCTCACTTCCGGCAGAAGCAAATACTGCCATTGATTTTCCAGCTCCAACGAATTTAACAGCAACCTATTCCAATGATATTTTACTGGAATGGACCGATAATTCCGATGGGGAAGAAGGCTTTGTAATAGAAAGAAAAAAGAATACGGAAGAATATCAGGTAATTGCAACCACTGCTGCTAATATTGCAATTTACGTGGATAGCGATGTGCAGGCTGAAAACATTTATTATTACAAAGTTAGCGCATTTGTTGGCGATTTTCAATCGAGCACTTCCAATGAAGTTATGATCTCAACCCAGTCTAATCCATTAATGGCAGATTTTGAAGCTGATGTAACTTCTGGCTTTGCAACTTTAACTGTAAATTTCTCTGATCTTTCTACCGGGAATGTGATTTCCTGGGAATGGGATTTTGGCAACGGAGAATCATCTTCAGAACAAAATCCAACCGTACAATACACCGAAGCTGGAACTTACACTGTTGGTTTAACGGTTTATGATGGAATTTTTCAGCACACAGAAATTAAAGAAAACTATATAACTGTAGAAGAATCAGCAGGAATTTTCCAGGATGGATTTGAAAACTATGACGATTTTGCAATCGACTTTTCACCGTGGACAAATGTAGACGTAGATGGTGCAAATACTTATGGAATGACAGGTACTGCCTGGCCGAATGCATATGATCCGCAGGCTTTTATCATCTTCAATCCAGCTGAAACTGTTCCGCCCGTTACCGATGCCGATCCTTACAACGGCGATAAATATGCAGCTTGTTTCTCTTCCGCTTCTCCCACTTATCAGAATGACGATTGGCTCATTACACCTCAAATCTCTTTAGGAAATGGTAACATTCTTTCTTTCATGGCAAAATCTTATACAGATGAATGGGGATTAGAAAGATTCAATGTTTGTGTTTCTACAACTGGAACTGATCCTTCTGATTTCACGATAATTTCCGATGGTCCTTATCTGGAAGCTCCCACAGCCTGGACGAATTTCAGTTTCGATCTTTCCGATTATGATGGACAGCAGGTTTATCTGGCTATTCAGTGTGTTTCCGCAGATGCTTTCTTCTTAATGATCGATGATGTTCTTGTTTCTGATGGCACTGATTTCATTCCGACTTCAAGTCCGGTTGTGAATGGCAGAAATGTAAAAACAGAAAAATAAAGATTATTTGACAGAAAAAAAACTATTAAATTTGATGCGGAAGTAAGTTAATACTTCCGCATTTTTTGTGCGAAAGTGAATACTTTGATTTAGTACTTTCCAGTCGGGGAGGAAGGAGTAAAAAATGAGAAGAATTATCTTCATTAGTTTTATTATTTT
This Candidatus Cloacimonadota bacterium DNA region includes the following protein-coding sequences:
- a CDS encoding choice-of-anchor J domain-containing protein; this encodes MKKSHLVVLIAMISLLLSSCFDSTSSDPKLNQPTDFTITQQDLTEFVLNWSENSKKEDGYKIERKFDNEAWQEIADLDENTDTYLDDISVSRENWEMVYYKVYSYEGDDTSLPAEANTAIDFPAPTNLTATYSNDILLEWTDNSDGEEGFVIERKKNTEEYQVIATTAANIAIYVDSDVQAENIYYYKVSAFVGDFQSSTSNEVMISTQSNPLMADFEADVTSGFATLTVNFSDLSTGNVISWEWDFGNGESSSEQNPTVQYTEAGTYTVGLTVYDGIFQHTEIKENYITVEESAGIFQDGFENYDDFAIDFSPWTNVDVDGANTYGMTGTAWPNAYDPQAFIIFNPAETVPPVTDADPYNGDKYAACFSSASPTYQNDDWLITPQISLGNGNILSFMAKSYTDEWGLERFNVCVSTTGTDPSDFTIISDGPYLEAPTAWTNFSFDLSDYDGQQVYLAIQCVSADAFFLMIDDVLVSDGTDFIPTSSPVVNGRNVKTEK